In Pseudobacter ginsenosidimutans, the following are encoded in one genomic region:
- a CDS encoding DUF5690 family protein has translation MSTGVPATTFSRKQIMIAIYAAIVAFLTYTSVFAYRKPFTVATFDGLVFWGIRYQVLLIVSQGLGYMLSKFAGIRFISEMKRFGRWKTSAVLIGISWFSLLLFGLLPAPWGMLCLFVNGFMLGFMWGIVFSYVEGRRATDLIGSAMAVSFVFAGGFTRSVAVWLRDSWHVPEQWLAFGTGLVFAVPLIIFMYLMERIPDPDQQDIQERTVRVPMSKEARLQFLRTFGGGVLALTITYLFLTIMRDIRDNFMANLWNELGYGKKPAIFTQTETITSISILIMMSLLIIVRKNIRALKLIHWVILTGFLLSGISSLLFISGKISGALWMQLVGLGLYMGYIPFNSIFFERLIASFRIAGNVGFLIYLVDAWGYLGSSFVMLSKEIFKVNLTWTEFYPNSVIIFSVIGIAGTLYSWMYFSRKYNSMMNV, from the coding sequence TTGTCAACCGGAGTGCCTGCCACCACCTTTTCCAGGAAACAGATCATGATTGCGATCTACGCAGCCATTGTGGCCTTCCTCACTTATACTTCTGTATTTGCCTACCGCAAACCGTTTACAGTAGCCACTTTTGACGGACTGGTATTCTGGGGTATCCGCTATCAGGTACTGCTGATCGTGAGTCAGGGCCTGGGATATATGCTGAGTAAATTCGCCGGCATACGCTTCATTTCAGAAATGAAAAGGTTTGGAAGATGGAAAACAAGCGCTGTGCTGATCGGTATTTCCTGGTTCTCCTTGCTCTTGTTCGGTCTGTTGCCAGCGCCCTGGGGCATGTTGTGTTTGTTTGTGAACGGCTTCATGCTCGGCTTCATGTGGGGGATCGTGTTCAGCTATGTGGAAGGACGAAGGGCCACTGACCTGATCGGTTCTGCGATGGCAGTGAGCTTTGTTTTTGCAGGTGGCTTCACCCGTTCCGTGGCAGTATGGCTGAGAGACAGCTGGCATGTGCCGGAGCAATGGCTGGCATTCGGAACAGGACTGGTATTTGCGGTCCCGCTGATCATTTTCATGTACCTCATGGAAAGGATCCCCGACCCGGATCAGCAAGACATACAGGAACGCACTGTAAGGGTTCCCATGAGCAAGGAAGCACGCTTACAATTCCTGCGAACATTCGGTGGTGGTGTACTGGCGCTGACCATCACTTATCTCTTCCTTACCATCATGCGCGATATACGGGATAATTTCATGGCCAATCTCTGGAATGAGCTGGGCTATGGAAAGAAGCCCGCCATCTTCACACAAACGGAAACCATCACTTCCATTTCGATCCTCATCATGATGAGCCTGCTGATCATAGTGCGGAAAAATATCAGGGCATTGAAACTGATCCATTGGGTGATTTTGACGGGATTCCTGCTCTCAGGTATTTCATCCCTTCTTTTTATCTCCGGAAAAATCAGCGGCGCACTCTGGATGCAACTGGTTGGCCTGGGATTGTATATGGGCTACATCCCTTTCAACAGTATTTTCTTCGAAAGACTGATCGCCAGTTTCCGCATAGCCGGCAACGTGGGCTTCCTTATCTACCTGGTGGACGCCTGGGGATATCTTGGCAGCTCTTTTGTAATGCTTTCGAAAGAGATCTTCAAGGTAAATCTGACCTGGACTGAATTCTATCCAAACAGTGTGATCATATTTTCGGTGATCGGGATTGCCGGCACACTCTATTCATGGATGTATTTCAGCCGCAAATACAATTCGATGATGAATGTCTGA
- a CDS encoding MbnP family protein has product MNQKPNRLPYFFMIPVLVSIMASTSSCQKDVKNEFTGQETNLTIKFTPVVRYDTARMYFDTTTYTNVWNESFVVTSFKFYIRAIRLSNSNTGKAFEIAADKYFLVDFKDSLSTLVKVGVLPSNYNRLSFILGVDSTHNVSGAQTDALDPAKGMFWAWNTGYIFAKFEGTSPSSTAPGKRFTYHIGGFKTGEDVNKEIQLLFPFGTGVNMEGGKTAEINVTADVYDWFSTPHDIKISKLNSIMTAGTEAKQVADNYSKMFTVMTAKTE; this is encoded by the coding sequence ATGAACCAGAAACCAAACAGACTGCCTTACTTCTTCATGATACCTGTGCTGGTATCCATCATGGCGTCCACCAGCAGTTGCCAGAAAGATGTGAAGAATGAATTCACCGGGCAGGAAACCAATCTCACCATCAAATTCACGCCGGTTGTCAGATACGATACGGCAAGAATGTATTTCGATACCACTACTTATACCAATGTGTGGAACGAAAGTTTCGTGGTCACCAGTTTCAAATTCTATATCCGCGCCATCCGTTTATCCAACAGCAATACCGGAAAGGCTTTCGAAATTGCGGCAGATAAATATTTCCTGGTGGATTTCAAAGACTCTCTCTCCACCCTTGTAAAAGTTGGGGTACTACCGTCTAACTATAACCGTCTTTCTTTCATCCTGGGAGTAGACAGCACCCATAATGTAAGCGGCGCTCAGACCGATGCGCTGGACCCCGCCAAAGGCATGTTCTGGGCCTGGAACACGGGCTATATCTTCGCCAAATTCGAAGGCACTTCGCCCTCATCAACCGCTCCGGGTAAACGATTCACATACCATATCGGGGGATTCAAGACCGGTGAAGACGTGAACAAGGAAATACAGTTACTCTTCCCCTTCGGTACCGGCGTGAACATGGAAGGAGGAAAAACTGCCGAGATCAACGTTACGGCAGATGTGTACGACTGGTTCAGCACGCCTCATGATATCAAGATCTCAAAACTCAACAGCATCATGACTGCCGGTACAGAAGCCAAACAGGTAGCAGACAATTACTCCAAAATGTTCACCGTAATGACGGCTAAAACGGAATAG
- a CDS encoding glycosyltransferase family protein translates to MKILYAIQATGNGHISRAMELLPYLHKFGTVDIFLSGANSTLPLDAEIKYRSQGLSLFYTCKGSLNYRKIMSKVSPFRIMKEMRELPVEKYDLVLNDFECITSLACAYKKVPSVNFGHQASFMSAKTPRPEKPNKIGEWVLQNYAKASQYIGLHFESYDDFIFSPVIKEEILQAEASNKGHITVYLPSYCDNQLMQYLRPLTDHRFEVFSKEVKEVKTEGHVTFIPVGKEAFNKSLITCHGIVCGAGFETPAEALYLKKKMIAIPIKGQYEQLCNAAALKKIGVRTPDSLDDDFTDTFNNWVNDPETPGVTYDYSTEAIINILMYRCSSLRYELDIPYPDLIFN, encoded by the coding sequence ATGAAAATATTGTATGCAATTCAGGCTACCGGAAATGGACATATCAGCAGGGCGATGGAGCTCCTGCCCTACCTGCACAAGTTCGGAACGGTAGACATTTTTCTCAGCGGCGCCAACAGCACCTTACCACTGGATGCCGAAATCAAATACCGTAGCCAGGGGCTCAGCCTCTTCTACACCTGTAAGGGAAGCCTCAATTACAGGAAGATCATGAGTAAGGTTTCGCCTTTCAGGATCATGAAGGAAATGCGGGAACTGCCGGTAGAAAAATATGACCTGGTGCTGAACGATTTCGAATGTATCACCTCCCTGGCCTGTGCTTACAAGAAAGTGCCATCGGTGAACTTCGGCCATCAGGCGAGCTTTATGAGCGCCAAAACGCCAAGACCGGAAAAGCCCAACAAGATCGGAGAATGGGTGCTTCAGAATTACGCTAAAGCCTCACAATACATCGGACTGCACTTCGAGAGCTATGATGATTTCATTTTCTCACCTGTGATCAAGGAAGAGATCCTGCAGGCTGAAGCCAGCAATAAGGGGCATATCACTGTGTACCTTCCATCTTACTGCGACAATCAATTAATGCAGTACTTGCGTCCGCTCACTGATCATCGCTTTGAAGTTTTCTCCAAAGAGGTAAAAGAAGTAAAGACGGAAGGTCATGTTACATTCATTCCTGTTGGAAAGGAAGCATTCAATAAAAGCCTTATCACTTGTCATGGCATCGTATGCGGAGCCGGATTTGAAACGCCTGCAGAAGCGCTTTATCTTAAAAAGAAGATGATTGCCATCCCCATCAAGGGGCAATACGAACAGCTCTGCAATGCAGCAGCATTGAAGAAGATCGGTGTTCGCACACCAGATAGTCTTGATGATGATTTTACAGACACATTCAACAACTGGGTGAATGATCCTGAAACGCCCGGCGTTACTTATGATTATTCTACCGAAGCTATCATCAATATATTGATGTACCGTTGTTCATCGCTTCGCTATGAACTGGATATTCCTTATCCTGATCTTATTTTCAACTAA
- a CDS encoding UDP-2,3-diacylglucosamine diphosphatase translates to MEKRPVDVVVISDVHLGTYGCRAKELVAYLKSITPNILILNGDIIDCWQFSKRYFPSSHMAVIKEVLNMMMQGTRVFYITGNHDEQMRRYSDFQLSNFTLTDKLVLEIDNKMTWIFHGDVFDNTTKGGAKLLAKLGSNGYGALILFNRLVNNILKAFGREKMSISKKVMAEVNKAVVRINDFEMIAAELAIDKKYDYVICGHIHQPQKRVVKTEKGEVIYLNSGDWVEHLTALEYQQGEWKIFEYDEAKFQHVPNADKRMPLNVITDEISFYINSLAI, encoded by the coding sequence ATGGAAAAACGACCAGTTGATGTAGTAGTGATCTCAGATGTGCACCTCGGCACATACGGATGCCGCGCCAAGGAATTGGTAGCCTACCTCAAAAGTATCACTCCAAATATCCTCATCCTGAATGGCGATATCATAGATTGCTGGCAGTTTTCAAAACGCTACTTCCCCAGTTCCCATATGGCTGTGATCAAAGAAGTGCTGAACATGATGATGCAGGGCACCCGCGTATTCTATATCACAGGCAATCATGATGAACAAATGCGCCGCTATTCGGACTTCCAGCTCAGCAACTTTACGCTTACCGATAAACTGGTGCTGGAGATCGATAATAAAATGACCTGGATCTTCCACGGAGACGTCTTCGACAATACCACGAAAGGTGGCGCCAAACTGCTGGCCAAACTGGGCAGCAATGGATATGGCGCCCTGATCCTTTTCAACCGGCTTGTGAACAATATCCTGAAAGCCTTCGGCAGGGAAAAGATGTCCATCTCCAAAAAAGTGATGGCCGAAGTGAACAAGGCTGTTGTGAGGATCAATGATTTTGAAATGATCGCAGCAGAGCTGGCCATCGATAAAAAATATGATTATGTGATCTGCGGCCATATCCACCAACCGCAGAAAAGAGTAGTGAAAACGGAGAAGGGCGAAGTGATCTACCTCAACTCCGGCGACTGGGTGGAGCATCTCACTGCACTGGAATACCAGCAGGGAGAATGGAAGATCTTCGAGTACGACGAAGCCAAATTCCAGCATGTACCCAACGCAGACAAGCGTATGCCCCTCAACGTGATCACAGACGAGATCAGTTTCTATATCAATTCACTTGCCATCTAA
- a CDS encoding NADPH-dependent F420 reductase: MKIGILGAGSVGKALAKGWLDAGHSVKISSRDPMSESLFTWKEQMGPDCQIATFEESAAFGEVIVLAINWSGVESVLKQTGQQALQHKVIIDLSNAVEFSETPQLALKNISAGEMIQQWLPESRVVKTLNMVGSATMVNPSFSQGTPVMFLCGNDAEAKVTVQELLHAIGWRDVIDLGDITRSALLESLMLTCLISEIRQQEFGSAFALLRK, from the coding sequence ATGAAAATAGGAATACTGGGAGCCGGCAGTGTTGGTAAAGCACTGGCCAAAGGATGGCTGGATGCCGGCCATTCCGTGAAGATCAGCAGCAGGGACCCGATGAGCGAAAGCCTTTTCACCTGGAAAGAGCAGATGGGGCCTGATTGCCAGATCGCAACATTTGAAGAATCAGCCGCATTCGGAGAGGTGATTGTACTGGCCATCAACTGGAGTGGCGTGGAAAGCGTATTGAAACAAACCGGGCAACAAGCCCTTCAGCATAAAGTGATCATCGATCTCTCCAATGCTGTTGAATTCAGCGAAACACCACAACTCGCACTTAAAAATATTTCCGCGGGAGAAATGATCCAGCAATGGTTACCCGAAAGCCGGGTAGTGAAAACCCTCAATATGGTGGGGTCGGCTACCATGGTGAATCCCAGCTTCAGTCAGGGTACACCGGTGATGTTCCTCTGCGGCAACGATGCAGAAGCCAAGGTCACCGTACAGGAGCTGCTCCATGCCATCGGATGGCGCGATGTGATAGACCTGGGCGACATAACCCGAAGCGCATTACTGGAGTCCCTCATGCTCACCTGCCTTATCAGCGAGATCAGGCAACAGGAGTTCGGTTCTGCCTTTGCGTTACTAAGGAAATAA
- a CDS encoding cytochrome-c peroxidase, with protein MTVRWTILISLFITLGAILVQACKKSGNDKGADPTPISFNIPQGWPSPHYDFSGNPLTQEGFELGRKLFYDGRLSKDGNFPCASCHQQFAAFSTFDHPLSHGFDNQFTLRNAPGLYNIAWQPATHWDGGITNLEVQPLAPITAPNEMAEDINNVLEKLKQDSQYPALFRAAFGDAAINSQRMLRALTQFVGSMISANSKYDRMKKGTAQFNSDEQTGYAIFQSKCTGCHTEPLFTDNSFRNTGITVDPTNKDYGRMNITRKPEDSLKFKVPSLRNVALTAPYGHDGRFLSISQILEHYNSGVQNGPTTDPLVKNKIPLSINDKFYLLLFLRTLTDSSFITDKRFGPPE; from the coding sequence ATGACTGTTAGATGGACCATATTGATTTCCTTATTCATCACACTGGGAGCAATACTGGTTCAGGCATGCAAGAAATCGGGCAATGATAAGGGCGCCGATCCCACTCCAATCAGTTTCAATATTCCGCAGGGATGGCCTTCGCCCCATTATGATTTTTCCGGCAACCCGCTCACGCAGGAAGGATTTGAGCTGGGGAGGAAATTATTCTATGATGGCCGTTTGTCTAAAGACGGCAACTTTCCATGCGCCAGTTGTCATCAGCAATTTGCCGCTTTCTCAACTTTCGATCACCCCTTAAGCCATGGGTTCGATAACCAGTTCACCCTGCGCAATGCGCCGGGATTGTACAATATCGCCTGGCAACCGGCAACACACTGGGATGGCGGCATTACTAACCTGGAAGTGCAGCCGCTGGCGCCCATCACAGCCCCCAATGAAATGGCGGAAGACATCAATAATGTGCTGGAAAAGCTGAAACAGGATAGTCAATATCCAGCTTTGTTCAGAGCGGCGTTCGGAGATGCCGCCATCAACAGCCAGCGCATGCTGAGGGCGCTTACGCAATTTGTGGGCAGCATGATCTCTGCCAATTCAAAATACGACAGGATGAAAAAGGGAACAGCTCAGTTCAATTCGGATGAGCAAACAGGTTATGCTATCTTTCAAAGCAAATGTACGGGTTGTCATACAGAACCATTGTTCACAGACAATAGTTTCCGGAATACCGGCATAACCGTGGACCCTACCAACAAGGATTATGGACGAATGAACATCACCAGGAAACCGGAAGATTCGCTGAAATTCAAAGTGCCTTCCCTTCGCAATGTAGCGCTCACAGCGCCTTATGGGCATGACGGACGCTTCCTCAGCATCAGCCAGATCCTGGAACATTACAACAGTGGCGTTCAGAATGGGCCTACTACCGATCCGCTGGTGAAAAACAAGATCCCGCTTTCGATAAACGATAAATTTTACCTGCTGCTTTTCCTTCGTACTCTAACAGATTCCAGCTTCATTACTGACAAAAGATTCGGACCGCCGGAGTAA